The sequence GACGTTCTGAGACTTTCGGCGGTTGCGGGCGCGACGGGTGCGTTTACGCTCGGACGTGTGAGCTTCGCCGACGCCACACCCGCTGCCGGGCGGCCCGGAGGCGGGCCGGGCGGAAGCGGGCAGTCCGGGGACGGGCCGGGCGAGCAGACCCGGCGGGTGACCGGCCATCTGCCCACGGGAGCACCGGACTTCGTGTATCTGCCGGTCGAGGTGCCGCACGGCGTCCGCGAGATCGCGGTTGCCTACCGCTACGACAAGCCCACCGTCCCCGAGGGCACCCCCGGCAACGCCTGTGACATCGGCATCTTCGACGAGCGGGGCACGGGCCTCGGCGGCGCCGGCTTCCGCGGCTGGTCGGGCGGGGCGCGTACGGAGTTCTTCCTGCGCGCCGACGAAGCCACCCCCGGATATCTGCCGGGCCCCGTCAACGCAGGCACCTGGCATATCGCCCTGGGGCCGTACACGGTCGCGCCCCAGGGGCTGTCCTACGACGTCACGGTCACCTTGCGGTACGGGCCCCCGGGGCACACCCCGGCGCCCGTCCATCCGCCCGAACGCGCCCGGGGCCGGGGCCGTGCCTGGTACCGCGGCGACAGCCATCTGCACTCCGTCCACTCCGACGGCAAACGCACTCCCGCCGAGATCGCCGCGCTGGCCCGCGCCGCCGGGCTGGACTTCCTCAACACCTCCGAGCACAACACCACCTCCGCGCACCGCGCCTGGGAGGGTCTGTGGGGCGATGACCTGCTGATCCTGACCGGCGAAGAGGTCACCACCCGCAACGGGCACGTGGTGGCGATGGGCACCGACCCCGAGGCCTTCATCGACTGGCGCTACCGGGCCCGCGACAACGCCTTCGGAAAGTACGCGCGCGCCATCCGGCGGGCCGGCGGCCTGGTCATCCCGGCGCATCCGCACGCCACCTGCATCGGCTGCCACTGGAAGTTCGGGCTGAACGAGGCCGATGCGGTGGAGGTCTGGAACGGCCCGTACACCCCCGATGACGAGATCACCCTCGCCGAATGGGACAACACCCTCGTTGCCCACACCCGTGGCCGCGCGGACTGGCTGCCGGCCGTCGGCCACAGCGACGCTCACCGCGACCCGGATGTGGTGGGCCTGCCGCAGACCGTGGTGCTCGCCGACGATCTCTCGCGCCGTGCGCTGCAGGACGGCATCCGGGCGGGCCGGGTCTGGATCGCCGAATCGTCGAAGGTCGATCTGGCCTTCTCCGTCACCGGTGAGCGCGGCGAACACGCCGGGATCGCCGAGCGCTTGGAGCTCCCCCGTACGGCGAAGGTCACGGCCCGTCTGAAGGTCTCCGGCGCCCCGGGCTGCACGGTCTCCTTCCTCACCGACCAGGGGCGCCTGTACTCCACCCCGCTCCCCGCCTCGGGCAGCGGCACCGTCACCTGGCAGACCACCCCCGACCACGCCGCCTACATACGCGCGGAAGTCCGCCACCCTCCGACGGCAGCGGACCTGCCGGGTCCCATGGCGGCCATGACCAACCCGGTCTTCCTGGGCCGCTGGGACTGATCCGGCAGGGAACGTGACCGGTCGCGGACGGAGAGCCATGATCAGTCACAGGCAATACGACCAATCCCGGGAGGGGCATCCATGCGTGCCATGCAGTTCGAACGATTCGGTGACCCGGAGGTCCTGACCGAGGCCGAGGTGCCGGACCCGGTGGCGGGGCCGGGCGAGACCCTGGTCGAAGTGGAGGCCGCGGGCGTCAACTTCGGCGACATCAAGCACATCGCGGGCGAGCACACCGAGGGCCCGAACGCGCCGAGGGGGCCGCTGCCGCGCATCCCGGGCATGGAGGTCGTCGGCCGGACCGCCGACGGCCGGCGGGTCCTCGGGTACGTCCCGCAGGGCGGCTATGCGGCGAAGACCGTCGTCCCCGACCGCGACCTTGTCGCCTTACCGGAGGGGGTGAGCGCGGGCCAGGCGCTGTCCCTGCTCATACAAGGCCTGACGGCGTGGCATGTGCTGCGGTCGGTCGCCCGGGTGCGGCCCGGCGAAAGCGTGGTGGTCCATGCCGCCGCGGGCGGGACAGGCA is a genomic window of Streptomyces sp. Edi2 containing:
- a CDS encoding CehA/McbA family metallohydrolase, which codes for MERRDVLRLSAVAGATGAFTLGRVSFADATPAAGRPGGGPGGSGQSGDGPGEQTRRVTGHLPTGAPDFVYLPVEVPHGVREIAVAYRYDKPTVPEGTPGNACDIGIFDERGTGLGGAGFRGWSGGARTEFFLRADEATPGYLPGPVNAGTWHIALGPYTVAPQGLSYDVTVTLRYGPPGHTPAPVHPPERARGRGRAWYRGDSHLHSVHSDGKRTPAEIAALARAAGLDFLNTSEHNTTSAHRAWEGLWGDDLLILTGEEVTTRNGHVVAMGTDPEAFIDWRYRARDNAFGKYARAIRRAGGLVIPAHPHATCIGCHWKFGLNEADAVEVWNGPYTPDDEITLAEWDNTLVAHTRGRADWLPAVGHSDAHRDPDVVGLPQTVVLADDLSRRALQDGIRAGRVWIAESSKVDLAFSVTGERGEHAGIAERLELPRTAKVTARLKVSGAPGCTVSFLTDQGRLYSTPLPASGSGTVTWQTTPDHAAYIRAEVRHPPTAADLPGPMAAMTNPVFLGRWD